The Paenibacillus uliginis N3/975 genome has a window encoding:
- a CDS encoding glycerophosphodiester phosphodiesterase, with protein sequence MEVRGLAHRGYPLKYPENTMLAFRKALELGFTHLELDVQLTKDGVPVVIHDPTVNRTTNGTGEIKSFTLEELRKLDAGQGEVIPTLEEALRFAKDRMIVDIELKQMGNTYPGLEQKVIDLVKETGMEKQVFLTSFDHYSIERARELDSDIELGLVIYGATPSVFPYLAEIGARYVSVKYVYVTPRFMEEARKRDIQLIVWTPDNEAVLESLAQYPELLIVTNNLEGWAKVYKEKHALNM encoded by the coding sequence ATGGAAGTACGGGGATTGGCCCACAGAGGGTATCCGCTAAAATATCCGGAGAACACGATGCTGGCTTTTCGGAAAGCGTTGGAACTGGGCTTTACGCATCTGGAACTGGATGTCCAGTTAACGAAGGACGGTGTGCCCGTCGTTATTCATGATCCGACAGTAAACCGGACGACCAATGGGACAGGAGAGATCAAGTCCTTCACGCTGGAGGAGCTTCGTAAACTGGATGCTGGTCAGGGAGAAGTCATTCCCACGTTGGAGGAAGCACTGCGTTTTGCCAAGGATCGGATGATCGTTGATATTGAATTGAAGCAGATGGGCAATACGTATCCTGGCCTGGAACAAAAGGTCATCGACCTCGTGAAGGAAACAGGGATGGAGAAGCAGGTGTTCTTGACCTCATTCGACCATTATTCGATAGAGCGGGCACGAGAGCTTGACTCTGATATTGAACTGGGTCTGGTTATTTACGGAGCAACACCCTCTGTATTTCCTTACTTGGCTGAGATTGGGGCACGCTATGTTTCTGTAAAATATGTGTATGTGACACCCCGGTTTATGGAGGAAGCACGTAAGAGAGACATCCAGCTCATCGTCTGGACGCCTGACAATGAAGCGGTACTAGAATCTCTTGCGCAGTATCCTGAACTGCTCATCGTTACGAATAATTTGGAGGGATGGGCGAAGGTATACAAGGAGAAGCATGCTCTGAATATGTAG
- the ric gene encoding iron-sulfur cluster repair di-iron protein: MSQITLNTLVADIVTAVPQTADLFRKLRIDFCCGGKIALEQASLNRNLDPLQVLSEILDIDKKQKEYAEQHMAAERSEKELITFIQQKHHAFLRDELPQLTPYVTKLARVHGENHPHLLRVQEIYSSLKQELLEHTEDEDQVVFPRIIDFVNEPTAIAAEALKPHVLELESEHEAAGDLLKELREITHDFEPPADACGTYRLVYQRLAAIEKDTFEHIHLENNVLFEKVRAAM; encoded by the coding sequence ATGAGTCAAATCACGCTAAACACGCTTGTTGCCGATATTGTTACCGCTGTTCCTCAGACTGCCGATCTGTTCCGCAAGCTGCGGATTGATTTTTGCTGCGGTGGGAAAATCGCGCTGGAACAAGCATCACTAAACCGTAACTTAGACCCGCTGCAAGTCCTCTCTGAGATATTAGATATAGACAAGAAGCAAAAGGAGTATGCGGAACAACACATGGCCGCAGAGCGTAGTGAAAAAGAACTGATCACCTTCATTCAGCAAAAACACCACGCTTTTTTGAGAGACGAGCTGCCCCAGCTAACTCCATACGTTACAAAACTTGCTCGTGTGCATGGGGAGAACCATCCTCATCTCTTACGTGTACAGGAAATCTACTCTAGTCTGAAGCAAGAGCTTCTGGAACATACCGAGGATGAGGATCAGGTTGTATTTCCACGAATCATCGATTTCGTGAATGAACCAACGGCCATAGCCGCTGAGGCACTCAAACCCCATGTTCTGGAGCTTGAGAGCGAGCACGAAGCCGCAGGCGATCTGCTTAAGGAGCTTCGTGAAATCACGCATGACTTCGAACCGCCTGCCGATGCCTGCGGCACGTATCGTCTCGTATACCAGCGTCTGGCGGCTATCGAGAAGGACACCTTTGAGCATATTCATCTAGAGAATAATGTGTTATTCGAAAAGGTCCGCGCAGCCATGTAA
- a CDS encoding ABC transporter substrate-binding protein: MKKKTWLLTLLTVFMVISTACGGGGGSESAGGEVSMDDVEAASMDMKNDTTPIKIQYWHSHADAQLEGLDYMIAEFQKKYPHITVEPVFQGGYGDLHKKLSAAVAANDVPAVTNVEVSSLANFADSGVFADLSPWIKRDEVKMDDFSQGMLNAYAYNSKQYGFPLIVSTSVFVYNKTILDELGVEPPQKWDEIEDFNAKVAKKEGGKTTRYAFSVPGWDSWYYDPWNINGGGQILTEDLSASAVENEESLRYIQNFYKWQNDGSMHMGFGKGASDNMRQMFLNGEIAMVQHTSAMLKMYRENADFEVGVSFLPGDKVRTSNIGGAGIVMMDGAKDLEKEAAWKFIEFMTSAEHNIKWAESVGYLPTRKSAIESEEGEQYFERWPQYRAVYEHFDEVTPRMQHPAYPEFSEVYKEVVGEMVLNKKDPTPLMQDAAKKINDILADYE; encoded by the coding sequence ATGAAAAAGAAAACATGGTTGTTGACGTTACTGACTGTATTTATGGTCATTTCCACTGCATGCGGAGGCGGCGGTGGAAGTGAGAGTGCCGGAGGAGAGGTTTCCATGGATGATGTGGAAGCTGCTTCGATGGATATGAAGAATGACACGACTCCAATCAAAATCCAATATTGGCATTCACATGCGGATGCCCAGCTTGAAGGCTTGGACTATATGATTGCGGAGTTCCAGAAGAAATACCCTCATATCACAGTTGAGCCGGTATTCCAGGGCGGTTATGGTGATCTTCACAAGAAGCTGTCGGCTGCAGTAGCTGCGAATGATGTACCAGCTGTAACCAACGTTGAGGTATCATCTCTAGCGAACTTTGCGGACAGCGGTGTATTTGCAGACCTGAGTCCATGGATCAAGCGTGATGAAGTGAAGATGGACGATTTCTCCCAAGGGATGCTGAACGCTTACGCATATAACAGTAAGCAGTATGGATTCCCTCTGATTGTAAGTACCAGCGTGTTTGTGTACAACAAAACGATACTGGACGAGTTGGGCGTAGAGCCGCCGCAGAAGTGGGATGAGATTGAGGACTTCAATGCAAAAGTAGCGAAGAAAGAAGGCGGCAAAACGACACGTTATGCTTTCTCCGTTCCAGGCTGGGATTCCTGGTACTATGATCCTTGGAACATTAACGGCGGTGGGCAAATTTTGACTGAAGACCTGAGTGCCTCGGCTGTTGAGAATGAAGAGTCACTTCGTTACATTCAGAACTTCTACAAATGGCAAAATGACGGCAGCATGCATATGGGCTTCGGTAAAGGTGCCTCTGACAACATGCGTCAAATGTTCTTGAATGGGGAGATTGCTATGGTGCAGCATACTTCCGCTATGCTCAAAATGTACCGTGAAAATGCAGACTTTGAAGTGGGTGTATCCTTCCTTCCTGGGGACAAAGTCCGTACCTCCAACATTGGCGGCGCAGGTATCGTCATGATGGATGGAGCCAAGGATCTGGAGAAAGAAGCAGCGTGGAAGTTCATTGAGTTTATGACTTCGGCTGAACACAATATCAAGTGGGCTGAATCCGTTGGTTACCTTCCGACAAGAAAATCGGCCATTGAGTCTGAGGAAGGCGAGCAATATTTCGAAAGATGGCCACAGTACAGAGCGGTATACGAGCATTTCGATGAAGTGACACCGCGCATGCAGCACCCGGCTTATCCTGAATTCAGTGAGGTTTACAAAGAAGTTGTAGGGGAAATGGTACTGAACAAAAAAGACCCGACACCACTTATGCAGGATGCAGCCAAGAAGATCAACGATATTCTGGCTGACTATGAGTGA
- a CDS encoding aspartate ammonia-lyase, whose amino-acid sequence MDVNYRVEKDFLGERQLPAQAYYGINTVRAVENFPISGVPIHGELISALAEVKKAAALANMQLGLLPKGIGNAIVEAAHEVIEGQFRSEFIVDSIQGGAGTSINMNMNEVLANRALELMGKGKADYFYCNPNNHVNMSQSTNDAIPTAIRIAAYRLTQDLLIVFRNLVNGINEKAKEFDHVIKMGRTHLQDAVPIRLGQEFSAYGKVLSRDIGRIERAARGLLQINMGATAVGTGLNAPVEYMESVVSLLKEQTQIALEQAEDLVDATQNTDAYLELSAALKVCAVNISKMCNDIRMMASGPKAGFNELLVPARQPGSSIMPGKVNPVMAEVMNQISFQVMGNDHTICLACEAGQFELNVMMPVAANNLMHSIKILKNGMDVFNKNLIADLQANIDRCKHYVDTSFGIITALNPHLGYDVASRLVKEAQQTGQNVKEIILEKGLLTEEQIRVILDPYHMTSPGIAGEEFLLNQ is encoded by the coding sequence ATGGACGTGAATTATCGGGTTGAAAAAGATTTCCTCGGTGAGAGACAGCTTCCCGCACAGGCTTATTACGGAATTAATACGGTCAGAGCAGTGGAGAATTTTCCGATCAGTGGAGTTCCTATCCATGGAGAATTGATCTCCGCACTGGCTGAAGTGAAAAAAGCTGCGGCGCTTGCGAATATGCAATTGGGTCTGCTACCAAAAGGTATCGGCAATGCCATTGTAGAAGCGGCTCATGAGGTTATCGAAGGACAGTTTCGTTCAGAGTTTATCGTCGATTCCATTCAGGGTGGAGCAGGTACCTCCATTAATATGAATATGAACGAGGTGCTGGCTAATCGGGCGCTGGAGTTAATGGGTAAGGGAAAAGCGGACTATTTCTACTGTAATCCTAACAATCACGTAAATATGTCCCAATCGACCAATGATGCCATTCCGACCGCCATTCGTATCGCAGCCTACCGTTTGACACAGGATTTGCTGATAGTATTCCGTAACCTTGTTAACGGTATTAACGAGAAGGCTAAGGAGTTTGACCATGTCATCAAAATGGGCCGGACCCACCTTCAGGATGCCGTGCCAATCCGTTTGGGCCAGGAATTCAGCGCTTATGGTAAAGTGCTTAGCAGAGACATCGGACGCATTGAGCGGGCTGCACGAGGTCTGTTACAAATAAACATGGGCGCGACGGCCGTAGGGACGGGCCTCAACGCACCTGTAGAATATATGGAGAGTGTTGTTAGCTTGCTGAAGGAGCAGACCCAAATAGCTCTGGAGCAGGCTGAGGATCTGGTTGACGCTACGCAAAATACGGATGCTTATCTGGAGCTGTCGGCGGCGCTGAAGGTTTGTGCTGTCAATATATCCAAGATGTGCAATGACATTCGTATGATGGCATCCGGGCCAAAGGCCGGATTTAATGAGCTATTGGTACCGGCAAGACAACCGGGATCGTCCATTATGCCGGGCAAAGTCAATCCGGTAATGGCGGAAGTGATGAATCAGATTTCCTTCCAGGTCATGGGCAATGATCATACGATCTGTCTGGCTTGTGAAGCGGGACAGTTCGAGCTTAACGTCATGATGCCGGTCGCGGCGAACAATTTGATGCATTCCATCAAGATTCTGAAGAACGGCATGGATGTGTTCAACAAAAACCTCATTGCGGATCTGCAGGCTAACATCGACAGATGCAAGCATTATGTAGACACAAGCTTTGGTATTATTACCGCTTTGAATCCGCATCTGGGGTATGATGTCGCTTCCCGTCTCGTGAAAGAAGCGCAGCAGACAGGACAGAATGTGAAAGAGATTATTTTGGAGAAAGGTCTTCTGACCGAAGAACAGATCCGTGTGATTTTGGATCCGTACCATATGACTTCGCCCGGTATTGCAGGCGAGGAATTTCTACTCAATCAATAA
- a CDS encoding carbohydrate ABC transporter permease, with product MSEPMETNHQVTKAASNRATASVSKRMSHTLIEKWKDFSFAVPALLFMGVFLYYPLAYSIYISFTNWNMTRPAKKFVGVDNYTRLLTNEDFYQSLQVTFLYTLMDVVFTLVIGLLLALLLNVSSSRLFGFMRGVIFMPYYVSMVVAAMVFTWIYNGQYGLLNGIVSWFGMDPVEWLTNPSTALPALVAVSVWKGVGFAMILFIAGMRGIPAEYYEAASIDGASKFRQFRNITLPLLSPMTLFLVITSFISSMQVFQSIDVMTNGGPLKATNAIVYWIYTMAFTEFKTGRASALVMILFVIILLLTLVQWLVSRKKVHYEG from the coding sequence ATGAGTGAGCCTATGGAGACCAATCATCAAGTGACAAAGGCGGCGTCCAATCGGGCGACCGCTTCGGTCTCTAAACGGATGTCTCACACGCTGATCGAGAAATGGAAGGATTTTTCATTTGCTGTCCCCGCACTGTTGTTCATGGGCGTGTTCTTGTATTATCCACTTGCCTATTCCATTTATATAAGCTTCACGAACTGGAACATGACGCGTCCGGCGAAAAAATTTGTGGGTGTTGACAACTATACCCGCCTGTTGACCAATGAGGACTTTTACCAGTCCTTACAGGTCACGTTCTTGTACACTTTGATGGATGTTGTATTCACGCTTGTCATAGGGCTGCTGCTGGCGCTGCTGCTCAATGTTTCATCTTCGCGTCTATTCGGCTTTATGCGCGGTGTGATCTTTATGCCGTATTATGTCTCGATGGTTGTGGCGGCCATGGTATTTACATGGATTTACAACGGACAATATGGACTTCTAAACGGGATTGTATCTTGGTTCGGAATGGATCCGGTCGAATGGCTGACCAATCCTTCTACCGCACTGCCGGCGCTAGTCGCGGTTTCGGTCTGGAAGGGCGTAGGTTTCGCGATGATTCTCTTTATTGCAGGCATGCGCGGGATTCCGGCAGAGTATTACGAAGCAGCATCTATTGATGGAGCCAGCAAGTTCAGGCAGTTCCGCAATATCACGCTGCCGCTCTTATCCCCAATGACTCTGTTCCTTGTCATCACAAGCTTTATATCGTCAATGCAGGTGTTCCAGTCGATTGATGTGATGACCAACGGCGGTCCACTTAAAGCAACGAACGCAATCGTGTATTGGATTTATACGATGGCCTTCACGGAGTTTAAAACAGGTAGGGCGTCTGCGCTTGTCATGATTCTATTCGTCATTATATTGCTGTTAACATTGGTTCAATGGTTGGTCAGCAGGAAGAAGGTGCATTATGAAGGATAA
- a CDS encoding guanylate kinase: MVLGTIFVLYGPSASGKTEIQRHLTTDHLFRIITVTTRPPREHEIHSIHYIFTDKKQFKQGVADNQFVEWTQYNGEFYGTLKSSVEEIITGDQNAVIILDIAGVRALKSLYNNVTAIFIGADLESLQRRLENRNMSRKELTERLNKAKFEELSEPYLNLADAIVWNSDETPLEQSIHRVQTIISHGVSAE; encoded by the coding sequence ATGGTTCTGGGAACTATATTCGTATTGTACGGGCCCTCTGCATCGGGGAAGACCGAAATACAACGCCACTTGACAACAGATCATTTATTTCGAATCATTACGGTCACTACGCGACCGCCTAGAGAGCATGAAATCCATAGTATCCACTACATCTTCACGGATAAAAAGCAGTTCAAGCAAGGTGTTGCCGACAATCAATTCGTAGAGTGGACGCAGTACAATGGCGAATTTTACGGAACTTTAAAATCCAGCGTTGAAGAAATCATCACTGGAGATCAAAATGCGGTGATCATTTTAGATATTGCAGGCGTTCGCGCACTAAAGAGCTTGTACAACAACGTTACAGCGATTTTTATCGGAGCAGATTTGGAAAGCCTTCAGCGAAGACTGGAAAACCGTAATATGTCTAGAAAAGAATTGACTGAGCGGTTAAACAAAGCCAAGTTTGAAGAGTTGAGCGAGCCTTATCTTAACCTCGCGGATGCCATCGTGTGGAACAGCGATGAAACTCCTCTGGAACAGTCCATTCACCGAGTCCAAACAATCATATCGCATGGTGTCAGCGCAGAATAA
- a CDS encoding anti-phage deoxyguanosine triphosphatase: protein MILHKPFRNPFYNEQDIERKVDQENAKQRISVRDDFERDYGRIIHSAAFRRLQAKTQVIAVSEGDFHRTRLTHSLEVAQIARGIGTSLNDNDKFLKDKEENIDISLVEAAALAHDLGHPPFGHQGERALNKCMRTFDLNFEGNAHTFRLLTCLEGQREIGLNLTRASLLSILKYPSVMKNVNNHAVVKKPPKCSVFDEDEAVFQWLIGEFTPEEQKYLLMCSDMEDGKHLRTINKTLECSVIELADDIAYATYDLEDSLKLNLISHNHLYEVLEQHADLASGRIKNVIVTYLAQKESGGYPVKQLFADLVSGFINDVSLEEKMPHLISNRLRFKAVMPQNTMNFLDSLKKLVEQHVILSQRVQTFEWRGGQIIDKLFDAMIHDQNLLPEDVKNRWSASSDYHNARLVCDYIAGMTDNYALKMYSRLFEASGGKLFDI, encoded by the coding sequence ATGATCCTTCATAAACCTTTCCGAAATCCATTTTATAATGAACAAGATATCGAGCGAAAAGTAGATCAGGAAAATGCCAAGCAGCGGATCTCTGTGCGTGATGATTTTGAACGGGATTACGGGAGAATTATTCACTCAGCTGCTTTCCGAAGATTGCAGGCTAAAACGCAGGTTATCGCAGTCAGCGAAGGTGATTTTCACAGAACGCGATTAACTCATTCCCTGGAAGTTGCCCAGATTGCAAGGGGAATTGGTACGTCCTTAAATGATAATGATAAATTTCTGAAAGATAAAGAGGAGAATATCGATATTTCTCTGGTTGAAGCTGCTGCATTAGCGCATGACTTGGGACATCCACCCTTTGGACATCAAGGCGAGCGCGCCCTAAATAAATGCATGCGGACCTTCGATTTGAATTTTGAAGGAAATGCACATACTTTTAGACTGTTGACCTGCTTGGAAGGACAGAGGGAGATTGGTCTTAATTTAACCAGAGCTTCTCTGCTTTCTATTCTAAAATATCCTTCCGTCATGAAAAACGTTAATAATCATGCAGTAGTGAAGAAACCGCCAAAATGCAGCGTTTTTGACGAAGATGAGGCCGTCTTTCAATGGCTCATTGGAGAGTTTACACCGGAGGAACAGAAGTATCTGCTCATGTGTTCTGATATGGAAGATGGAAAACATCTGAGAACGATAAACAAGACGCTGGAGTGCTCTGTTATTGAACTGGCGGATGATATTGCTTATGCAACGTACGATCTGGAGGACTCCTTAAAGCTGAATCTTATATCCCATAATCATCTTTATGAAGTGTTGGAGCAGCATGCGGACCTAGCCTCGGGGCGGATAAAGAACGTGATTGTTACGTATCTTGCTCAAAAAGAATCCGGAGGGTACCCGGTTAAGCAGTTGTTTGCCGATTTGGTTTCCGGGTTCATCAATGATGTATCTCTGGAAGAAAAGATGCCGCATTTGATTTCAAACCGATTGCGGTTTAAGGCTGTTATGCCGCAGAATACGATGAACTTTTTGGACAGCCTCAAAAAGCTGGTGGAGCAGCATGTAATCTTATCGCAAAGAGTTCAAACCTTTGAATGGCGTGGCGGTCAAATCATTGATAAATTGTTCGACGCCATGATACATGATCAGAATCTGCTGCCAGAAGATGTGAAAAACCGATGGAGCGCTTCGTCGGACTACCATAATGCAAGACTGGTTTGTGACTATATTGCAGGA
- a CDS encoding carbohydrate ABC transporter permease — translation MKDNYMAGSAKNRKLLLLLRISAAVLVTLVMFFPVYWLLISAFKTQSEMRMAVPTFWPETITWENFGEAFRVIPYARFFSNTLIMAVGTIILQLNVALMAAYAFAKGRFWGRDALFLLVLAALIVPEQVTFVPVYVMMSKLDWLNTFWALIVPHGASAYAIFLLRQAFKSINNDVLEAARVDGAGRFSILYKLLFPMARPTIVTMGVLIFISSWNSYFWPLIMTNDNNMRVLTVGIAMLRDSIAGNEAMFFNVIMASSVMAIIPIVLVFTVMQKHIVAAMANSTFK, via the coding sequence ATGAAGGATAATTATATGGCTGGATCGGCGAAAAACCGCAAGCTGCTACTGCTGCTTCGGATTAGTGCAGCGGTTCTTGTGACACTGGTCATGTTCTTTCCGGTGTATTGGCTCCTGATTAGCGCGTTCAAGACACAGTCTGAGATGCGGATGGCTGTTCCTACATTCTGGCCGGAGACCATTACCTGGGAGAACTTTGGAGAAGCTTTCCGGGTCATCCCTTACGCGCGATTCTTCAGTAATACGCTGATTATGGCGGTGGGGACTATTATTCTGCAGCTTAATGTGGCATTGATGGCGGCATATGCTTTTGCCAAGGGACGGTTCTGGGGACGGGATGCTCTGTTTCTCCTGGTTCTGGCAGCGCTGATTGTACCGGAGCAGGTTACTTTCGTTCCAGTGTATGTCATGATGTCCAAGCTTGATTGGCTGAACACCTTCTGGGCACTCATCGTGCCGCATGGTGCTTCCGCCTATGCGATATTCCTGCTCAGGCAGGCCTTCAAATCGATTAACAACGACGTGTTAGAAGCGGCGCGTGTAGATGGAGCCGGACGATTCTCTATTCTGTACAAACTGTTGTTCCCGATGGCGAGGCCTACCATTGTCACGATGGGTGTCCTGATCTTTATCTCATCCTGGAACTCGTATTTCTGGCCCTTGATCATGACGAATGACAACAATATGCGTGTACTGACAGTAGGTATCGCCATGCTGCGGGATTCCATCGCGGGGAATGAAGCCATGTTCTTCAATGTCATTATGGCATCCAGTGTGATGGCGATTATACCGATCGTGCTTGTATTTACGGTCATGCAGAAGCATATCGTAGCCGCTATGGCGAATTCGACATTTAAATAA
- a CDS encoding MDR family MFS transporter, with amino-acid sequence MGVGPSSAKIDLSKIKRGPIVAALIIGAFVSILNETLLNIAFPSLMEQFGIGESTVQWLSTSYMLVVGILVPVTALLQLWFSTRQMFIGAMTLFLMGTIVCGFSPVFGVLLFGRILQAFGTGLLLPVLMNTILSIYPPQNRGAAMGMIGLVMMTAPAIGPTLSGLIVDALNWRWLFFLIIPLAAFSILFASMYLKNVTELTKPKVDFISIILSTIGFGGIVYGFSSAGEGTWSDWKVVWCITAGAISLLLFVWRQLRMKEPMLDLRTFKYPMFSLVTVLMLVLMMSMFSTMIMLPLFLQKVMGLTALSAGLVMMPGGIINGLMAPITGKLFDKFGPRVLVIPGLTLLCIAIFLFSRVDASWTGGYVIFLHVMMMIGISMVMMPAQTTALNQLPRLLYPHGTAIMSTLQQVAGAIGMALFISIMTAGAKNYVETTGDLNPVESMVAGLHSAFITGLVLAVVALVLGFFVKRTYSPSAEEKSAA; translated from the coding sequence ATGGGAGTGGGGCCAAGTTCGGCCAAAATTGATTTAAGCAAGATAAAAAGAGGGCCGATTGTAGCTGCACTGATTATTGGCGCATTCGTTTCTATCTTAAATGAGACACTGCTGAATATTGCTTTCCCAAGCTTGATGGAGCAGTTCGGTATTGGGGAATCGACGGTTCAATGGCTGTCAACATCCTACATGCTGGTTGTCGGGATTCTGGTACCGGTGACAGCATTGCTCCAGCTGTGGTTTTCAACAAGGCAGATGTTTATAGGCGCAATGACGTTATTTTTAATGGGTACGATTGTTTGTGGTTTTTCACCGGTATTTGGGGTGCTGCTGTTCGGTCGTATCTTGCAGGCTTTCGGAACAGGGCTTTTGTTACCAGTTCTGATGAATACGATACTTAGTATTTATCCGCCTCAAAATCGCGGAGCAGCGATGGGGATGATCGGATTGGTTATGATGACAGCCCCAGCCATCGGACCTACGCTTTCGGGACTGATTGTTGATGCGCTTAATTGGCGCTGGTTATTTTTCCTTATCATTCCGCTTGCAGCTTTCTCGATTCTGTTTGCAAGTATGTACCTGAAGAACGTTACGGAACTGACGAAACCGAAGGTTGATTTCATCTCGATCATATTGTCGACGATTGGTTTCGGTGGGATTGTGTATGGTTTCAGTAGTGCAGGAGAGGGTACCTGGTCTGATTGGAAGGTCGTATGGTGTATTACTGCAGGCGCCATCAGTTTGCTGCTCTTCGTATGGCGTCAATTAAGAATGAAGGAACCTATGCTGGATCTGCGCACATTCAAATATCCAATGTTCTCATTGGTGACAGTGCTGATGCTTGTGTTGATGATGAGTATGTTCTCGACCATGATTATGCTGCCGTTGTTCCTGCAAAAAGTGATGGGGCTAACTGCGCTGTCGGCAGGTCTTGTTATGATGCCTGGGGGAATTATCAATGGCCTGATGGCACCGATTACGGGTAAGCTGTTTGATAAATTCGGACCGAGAGTTTTGGTTATACCTGGGCTGACTCTTTTGTGTATCGCCATCTTCCTATTCTCACGCGTTGATGCTTCATGGACGGGTGGTTATGTGATCTTCCTTCATGTTATGATGATGATAGGAATTTCGATGGTCATGATGCCTGCTCAGACGACGGCCTTGAATCAGTTGCCACGTTTGTTGTATCCGCATGGAACAGCGATTATGAGCACCTTGCAGCAGGTAGCAGGGGCTATTGGTATGGCACTCTTTATTAGTATCATGACAGCAGGAGCTAAAAATTACGTTGAGACGACCGGGGATCTGAATCCGGTGGAGAGTATGGTTGCAGGCCTTCATAGTGCCTTTATAACCGGACTCGTTCTTGCAGTAGTTGCCTTGGTGCTGGGCTTCTTTGTTAAGCGTACGTATTCACCGTCCGCAGAAGAAAAGTCCGCCGCATAA
- a CDS encoding TetR/AcrR family transcriptional regulator: MASRKQYDVLGRKILDTAQALFNKYGVEDVSMHQVAKTAGIGQGTLYRRYPSKSKICFSLMEAKIDRFMQELDDYLQSSGEESVAVRIRTIMTRLILHFNEDLEWLRIILSTGRLEDTKNELCENPPFTYLRLQIKSLLEHAAERGELKPMDPEFTSILLSSLPRADIILYMRDKGYSAEQIADEYCRSFVDTLFVDTSAI; this comes from the coding sequence TTGGCGAGTAGAAAACAGTATGACGTATTAGGTCGGAAAATCTTGGATACGGCTCAAGCTTTATTTAATAAATACGGAGTCGAGGACGTTTCCATGCATCAGGTGGCGAAAACAGCTGGTATAGGTCAAGGGACCTTGTATCGCCGTTATCCTAGCAAGAGCAAAATTTGCTTCTCCCTGATGGAAGCGAAGATCGATCGATTTATGCAAGAATTGGATGACTACCTTCAGAGCAGCGGTGAAGAATCGGTTGCCGTTCGGATTCGCACTATTATGACTAGATTGATTCTTCACTTCAATGAAGATCTGGAATGGCTGCGGATTATACTGTCCACCGGCCGACTGGAGGACACCAAGAACGAGCTGTGTGAAAACCCGCCGTTCACTTATCTACGATTACAGATAAAAAGCCTTCTGGAGCATGCGGCTGAGCGAGGAGAGCTGAAGCCAATGGATCCGGAATTCACATCCATATTACTGTCTTCACTTCCACGGGCTGATATTATTCTGTATATGCGCGATAAGGGATACAGTGCGGAGCAGATTGCCGATGAGTATTGCAGAAGTTTTGTGGATACGCTGTTTGTAGATACATCAGCGATATAG